One part of the Eucalyptus grandis isolate ANBG69807.140 chromosome 10, ASM1654582v1, whole genome shotgun sequence genome encodes these proteins:
- the LOC120289180 gene encoding LOW QUALITY PROTEIN: kinesin-like protein KIN-13B (The sequence of the model RefSeq protein was modified relative to this genomic sequence to represent the inferred CDS: deleted 2 bases in 1 codon) encodes MSTMGRQVQRSGATAVHHQRQYSDNFFESSSNGRWLQSAGLQHLQSSSNPSGPPPPPLQDFGYYGGGGGGQGSRMYRNAQRSYNGGNEFYMEPLTPPTNTRSSNQRKNGDSPSEFSPGLLDLHSFDTELLPELPVSSLQDGPSIYHPRGRSFDDSEPYMRNNKQAGRARAPPENNLLKSFAADKDKNSSVAKIKVVVRKRPLNKKELAKNEEDIVETHSNALTVHETKLKVDLTEYVEKHEFVFDAVLNEEVSNDEVYHETVEPIVPIIFQRTKATCFAYGQTGSGKTYTMKPLPLKASRDILRLMNHTYRNQGFQLFFSFFEIYGGKLYDLLSDRKKLCMREDGKQQVCIVGLQEYRVSDVETIKELIEKGSATRSTGTTGANEESSRSHAILQLAIKRSIDGSESKPPRLVGKLSFIDLAGSERGADTTDNDKQTRMEGAEINKSLLALKECIRALDNDQGHIPFRGSKLTEVLRDSFVGNSRTVMISCISPSSGSCEHTLNTLRYADRVKSLSKGNNPKKDVLSSTTNLKESTTLPLPSVASNASNFEEDITTSWPEQTGGDDYDVSEEFYEPERTQWKRNNVKLDSLNRAAPEEKLQKPSFAQTKWKDQQRSDANNSHFGDDLDALLQEEEDLVNAHRKQVEDTMNIVREEMDLLVEADQPGNQLDDYVTKLNSLLAQKAAGIRQLQTRLAHFQKRLKDHNVLVSSSGY; translated from the exons atgagtacAATGGGGAGGCAGGTGCAGAGATCTGGTGCGACGGCGGTGCACCACCAGCGGCAGTACTCGGACAACTTCTTCGAGAGCTCGTCCAACGGGAGGTGGCTCCAGTCCGCGGGCCTCCAGCACCTGCAGTCCTCCTCCAATCCGTccggtcctcctcctcctcctcttcag GACTTTGGTTACtatggcggcggcggtggaggccAGGGATCACGAATGTATCGGAATGCCCAGAGGAGCTATAATGGAGGGAATGAGTTCTACATGGAGCCTTTAACACCTCCCACAAATACAAGGTCATCAAACCAGAGAAAGAATGGG GATTCCCCAAGTGAGTTCAGTCCTGGGCTCCTAGATCTACACTCTTTTGATACCGAACTTCTTCCTGAG CTGCCAGTTTCTAGCCTCCAGGATGGCCCTTCTATATATCATCCTCGTGGTAGAAGCTTTGATGATTCTGAACCATACATGCGAAACAACAAACAGGCTGGGAGAGCTCGTGCCCCACCCGAGAATAACCTGTTGAAAAGTTTTGCTGCAGACAAGGACAAAAATAGTTCTGTTGCAAAGATCAAAGTTGTG GTGCGAAAGAGGCCACTTAACAAGAAGGAATTGgctaaaaatgaagaagacataGTAGAGACACATTCTAATGCCCTTACGGTCCATGAGACTAAACTCAAG GTTGACTTGACTGAGTACGTGGAAAAAcatgaatttgtttttgatgcTGTACTAAATGAGGAGGTGTCAAATGATGAA GTTTACCATGAGACTGTGGAGCCTATAGTTCCTATAATTTTTCAACGAACTAAGGCTACTTGCTTTGCATATGGACAGACAG GAAGTGGAAAAACTTACACTATGAAACCATTGCCCCTTAAAGCATCACGTGACATTTTGAGGTTGATGAACCACACTTACCGCAACCAAGGCTTTCAACTATTTTTCAGCTTCTTTGAAATATATGGAGGAAAACTATATGATCTTCTGAGCGATCGGAA GAAACTCTGCATGAGAGAGGATGGCAAGCAGCAAGTATGCATTGTAGGTTTACAGGAGTATAGGGTCTCTGATGTGGAGACAATTAAAGAACTAATTGAGAAAGGCAGTGCAACTAGAAGTACTGGCACAACTGGTGCCAATGAAGAATCGTCCCGATCTCATGCCATACTTCAGCTTGCCATCAAGAGGTCAATTGATGGCAGCGAGTCAAAGCCTCCCCGTCTTGTGGGCAAGCTCTCCTTCATTGATCTTGCAGGAAGTGAACGTGGTGCCGATACTACCGACAATGACAAACAGACAAG AATGGAAGGTGCAGAAATCAATAAGAGCCTACTTGCACTCAAGGAATGCATTAGAGCTCTGGACAATGACCAGGGTCATATTCCTTTCAGAGGCAGCAAATTAACCGAAGTTCTCAGGGATTCCTTCGTCGGCAACTCTCGCACTGTCATGATATCCTGCATTTCTCCAAGTTCTGGTTCTTGTGAGCATACTCTCAATACCTTAAGATATGCTGACAG GGTGAAGAGCCTCTCAAAAGGAAACAATCCGAAGAAGGATGTACTATCTTCAACTACGAATCTAAAAGAATCAACTACCTTACCTTTGCCAtctgttgcatcaaatgcttcCAACTTTGAGGAAGATATAACCACCTCGTGGCCAGAACAAACAGGTGGAGATGATTATGATGTGTCGGAAGAGTTTTATGAACCAGAAAGAACACAGTGGAAGAGGAACAATGTGAAACTTGACTCTTTGAATCGTGCTGCTCCAGAAGAAAAATTACAGAAACCTAGTTTTGCCCAGACAAAGTGGAAGGACCAGCAGAGATCAGATGCTAATAACTCTCATTTTGGTGATGATTTAGATGCTCTTTTACAG gaagaggaagatctggTAAATGCTCACCGAAAACAAGTGGAAGACACAATGAATATTGTCAGAGAG GAGATGGACTTACTAGTTGAAGCAGACCAACCTGGTAATCAGCTAGATGATTACGTCACTAAACTGAATTCCCTCCTTGCCCAGAAGGCTGCAGGCATTCGTCAACTGCAAACCCGCTTGGCCCATTTTCAAAAGCGTTTAAAGGATCACAATGTCTTAGTTTCTTCATCTGGTTACTAG
- the LOC120288960 gene encoding uncharacterized protein LOC120288960, translating into MLLRDSIEKTKKFFNETLVNLKSFFFGGYQKLPKPPSFHPFSCGSSRQKDTQIEKFYADFCNEWGCDLDKGRTRIQKDAKVQVKDGEDSCSDTATKHVNHQSPVENKQQEVEGDREKTDKKKKKKVVGSKSAETEETERSNAAGLVLAKRMKELEMMDVSDVDHVLDIEEALHYYSRLKSPVYVEIVDKFFTDMYSDFSPTPQQQPSLRTTKSKKRLGSVRF; encoded by the coding sequence ATGTTGCTAAGAGACTCCATTGAGAAGACCAAGAAGTTCTTCAACGAGACCCTCGTAAATCTCAAGTCTTTCTTCTTCGGAGGCTACCAAAAGCTGCCCAAGCCACCCTCTTTCCACCCATTTTCTTGTGGCAGCAGCAGACAGAAAGACACCCAGATAGAAAAGTTTTATGCTGATTTCTGCAACGAGTGGGGGTGTGATCTTGACAAAGGCAGGACCAGAATTCAGAAGGATGCCAAAGTGCAGGTGAAGGATGGTGAAGATTCATGCAGTGACACAGCTACGAAGCATGTGAATCATCAGAGCCCTGTCGAGAACAAGCAACAAGAAGTGGAAGGAGATAGAGAAAAGacagacaagaagaagaagaagaaagtggtGGGTTCCAAGTCTGCGGaaacagaggaaacagagaGGTCGAATGCAGCCGGGTTAGTGCTGGCAAAGAGAATGAAAGAGCTGGAGATGATGGACGTGAGCGATGTGGATCATGTTCTGGACATAGAGGAGGCGCTGCACTATTACTCCCGTCTCAAGAGCCCTGTCTATGTGGAGATTGTCGACAAGTTCTTCACGGACATGTACTCTGATTTCTCTCCCACTCCACAACAACAACCCTCTCTTCGCACCACCAAATCCAAAAAGAGACTTGGGTCCGTCAGGTTTTAG